A stretch of the Photobacterium toruni genome encodes the following:
- the metH gene encoding methionine synthase — protein MLKDKDVLHKRLKQQILIIDGGMGTMIQGYKLDEQDYRGQRFSDWHADLKGNNDLLVLTQPQLIKDIHFEYLEAGADILETNTFNATTIAMADYDMESLSAEINFTAAKLAREAADEWTAQTPNKPRFVAGVLGPTNRTCSISPDVNDPGFRNVTFDQLVTAYSESTHALIKGGVDIILIETIFDTLNAKACAFAVTGVFEELGYELPIMISGTITDASGRTLSGQTTEAFYNSLRHVKPISFGLNCALGPDELRQYVAELSRISECAVSAHPNAGLPNAFGEYDLEADEMAEHIKEWAEQGFLNLVGGCCGTTPEHIRQMYQVTKNIKPRVLPEIKIACRLSGLEPLTIEAESLFVNVGERTNVTGSARFKRLIKDELYDEALEVARQQVESGAQIIDINMDEGMLDAKAAMVRFLNLCATEPEIAKVPIMVDSSKWEIIEAGLKCVQGKPIVNSISLKEGKDNFITQAKLLRRYGAAVIVMAFDEVGQADTRERKIEICTHAYHILVDEVGFPPEDIIFDPNIFAVATGIEEHNNYAVDFIEAVADIKRTLPHAMVSGGVSNVSFSFRGNNPVREAIHAVFLYYCFKNGMDMGIVNAGQLAIYDDLPAELRDAVEDVVLNRRDDSTDRLLDIAANYRDSGAVEEDRTQQEWRSWSVEKRLEHALVKGITEFIIEDTELARVNASKPLEVIEGPLMAGMNVVGDLFGEGKMFLPQVVKSARVMKQAVAHLEPYINAEKQAGYTNGKILLATVKGDVHDIGKNIVGVVLQCNNYEIIDLGVMVSCDKILQVAQEQNVDIIGLSGLITPSLDEMVHVAKEMQRRGFEVPLLIGGATTSKAHTAVKIEQNYQQPVVYVSNASRAVGVCSALLSEQQKPAFVERLAAEYDVVREQHARKKPRTPPITLDQARANAVALDWVNYTPPAPKQAGVHTFTDFPVAKLRQYIDWTPFFMTWSLSGKYPTILRHEVVGVEATKLFDDANKILDEIERTGMIKANGVCGLFPANNIGDDIEVYTDETRTEVLTVLHGLRQQTKKPKGPNYCLSDYIAPKESGKADWIGAFAVTGGIGEYDIADQFKAQGDDYNAIMIQAVADRLAEAFAECMHQMVRKQIWGYAEDEDLSNDDLIREKYQGIRPAPGYAACPEHTEKGAIWQLLNAEANTGMVLTDSYAMWPGAAVSGWYFSHPDARYFAVAQIQPDQLASYADRKGWDLIEAEKWLGPNL, from the coding sequence GTGTTAAAAGACAAGGATGTACTGCATAAGCGACTCAAACAGCAAATTTTGATCATTGATGGTGGCATGGGCACGATGATCCAAGGCTATAAATTGGATGAGCAAGATTATCGAGGTCAACGTTTTAGTGATTGGCACGCAGATCTTAAAGGGAATAACGATCTATTAGTTTTAACTCAGCCGCAGTTAATTAAAGATATTCACTTTGAGTATTTAGAGGCTGGTGCGGATATTTTAGAAACCAACACTTTTAATGCTACTACCATTGCGATGGCTGACTATGATATGGAAAGCCTCAGTGCCGAAATTAATTTTACTGCTGCCAAACTAGCTCGTGAAGCGGCGGATGAATGGACCGCGCAAACACCAAATAAACCACGTTTTGTTGCTGGTGTGCTAGGCCCGACTAACCGTACTTGTTCAATCTCTCCTGATGTAAATGATCCTGGTTTTCGTAATGTCACTTTTGATCAATTGGTGACGGCTTACAGTGAATCGACCCATGCGTTAATTAAAGGTGGGGTTGATATTATTTTGATTGAAACCATTTTTGATACCTTAAACGCCAAAGCATGTGCATTTGCTGTTACTGGTGTTTTTGAAGAACTGGGTTATGAATTACCAATCATGATTTCAGGTACGATTACAGATGCCTCTGGGCGTACTCTTTCCGGTCAAACAACGGAAGCTTTTTATAATTCGTTACGCCATGTTAAGCCGATTTCTTTTGGCTTAAATTGTGCTTTAGGACCTGATGAATTACGTCAATATGTGGCTGAGTTATCGCGCATATCTGAATGTGCAGTTTCAGCTCACCCCAATGCAGGCTTACCTAATGCATTTGGTGAGTATGATCTTGAAGCCGATGAAATGGCAGAACATATAAAGGAATGGGCAGAGCAAGGCTTTTTAAATTTAGTTGGTGGTTGCTGTGGTACAACACCTGAACATATTCGGCAGATGTATCAAGTAACTAAAAATATTAAACCAAGGGTGTTACCTGAGATTAAAATTGCCTGCCGATTATCAGGTTTAGAGCCACTCACTATTGAAGCTGAAAGCTTATTTGTTAACGTGGGTGAGCGTACTAATGTCACAGGTTCTGCCCGCTTTAAACGCTTAATTAAAGATGAGCTTTACGATGAAGCGTTAGAGGTTGCTCGTCAGCAAGTTGAATCTGGCGCACAAATTATTGATATCAACATGGATGAAGGCATGTTGGATGCGAAAGCGGCAATGGTACGCTTTCTGAATTTATGTGCCACAGAACCAGAGATCGCAAAAGTGCCGATCATGGTTGATTCATCAAAGTGGGAAATTATTGAAGCCGGACTGAAATGTGTACAGGGTAAACCGATCGTTAACTCTATTTCACTCAAAGAAGGTAAAGATAATTTTATCACTCAAGCTAAGCTGTTACGTCGTTATGGTGCTGCAGTGATTGTGATGGCATTTGATGAAGTAGGTCAGGCTGATACACGTGAACGTAAAATTGAAATTTGTACCCATGCTTATCATATTTTAGTTGATGAAGTTGGTTTCCCACCGGAAGATATTATTTTTGACCCTAATATTTTTGCGGTCGCGACAGGTATTGAAGAACACAATAACTATGCGGTCGATTTTATTGAGGCTGTTGCTGATATCAAACGTACGTTACCTCATGCGATGGTTTCTGGCGGTGTTTCTAACGTTTCGTTTTCATTTCGTGGCAATAATCCAGTTCGTGAAGCGATCCATGCGGTATTTTTATATTACTGTTTTAAAAATGGCATGGATATGGGGATCGTTAACGCAGGTCAGTTAGCGATTTATGATGATCTTCCTGCTGAGCTTCGTGATGCTGTTGAAGATGTAGTATTAAATCGTCGCGATGATAGTACAGATCGCTTGTTAGATATTGCAGCTAACTACCGTGATAGTGGTGCAGTTGAAGAAGATCGTACTCAACAAGAATGGCGCAGTTGGTCGGTTGAAAAACGGCTAGAGCATGCACTGGTTAAAGGCATTACTGAGTTTATTATTGAAGATACTGAACTTGCACGGGTAAACGCAAGTAAACCACTTGAGGTCATTGAAGGGCCATTAATGGCGGGTATGAATGTTGTCGGTGACCTGTTTGGTGAAGGTAAGATGTTTTTACCTCAAGTGGTTAAATCAGCGCGAGTTATGAAGCAAGCTGTTGCTCATTTAGAACCGTATATTAATGCTGAAAAACAAGCGGGGTATACTAATGGTAAAATTTTATTAGCCACAGTAAAAGGCGATGTTCACGATATCGGTAAGAATATCGTTGGAGTGGTACTTCAATGTAATAACTATGAGATTATCGACTTAGGTGTGATGGTGTCATGCGATAAAATTTTGCAGGTCGCGCAAGAACAAAACGTTGATATTATCGGTTTAAGTGGCTTGATCACGCCATCTTTAGATGAAATGGTTCATGTAGCTAAAGAAATGCAGCGACGTGGGTTTGAAGTGCCATTATTGATTGGTGGTGCAACCACCTCAAAAGCGCATACTGCGGTTAAAATTGAACAAAATTATCAGCAGCCTGTGGTGTATGTTTCTAATGCCTCACGCGCTGTTGGCGTGTGTTCGGCATTACTATCTGAACAACAAAAGCCAGCCTTTGTTGAACGCTTAGCAGCGGAATATGATGTTGTGCGTGAACAGCATGCGCGTAAAAAGCCACGAACGCCTCCGATCACCTTAGATCAAGCACGTGCAAATGCGGTTGCGCTTGATTGGGTTAATTATACACCGCCAGCACCAAAACAAGCGGGTGTACACACCTTTACCGATTTCCCTGTGGCTAAATTACGCCAGTATATCGATTGGACGCCCTTTTTTATGACATGGTCATTAAGTGGTAAATATCCAACCATTTTACGCCATGAAGTTGTTGGGGTTGAGGCAACTAAGTTATTTGATGATGCTAATAAGATCCTTGATGAGATTGAGCGTACAGGGATGATCAAAGCTAATGGTGTGTGTGGCTTATTCCCAGCGAATAATATTGGTGATGATATTGAGGTTTACACTGATGAAACTCGCACCGAGGTGTTAACGGTATTGCATGGCTTACGTCAACAGACCAAAAAGCCCAAAGGCCCTAATTATTGTTTATCCGATTACATTGCCCCTAAAGAAAGTGGTAAAGCCGATTGGATTGGTGCGTTTGCGGTGACTGGTGGAATTGGTGAATATGATATTGCCGATCAGTTTAAGGCGCAGGGTGATGATTATAATGCGATCATGATTCAAGCGGTGGCAGATCGATTAGCCGAAGCTTTTGCTGAATGTATGCACCAAATGGTGCGTAAACAAATTTGGGGTTATGCAGAGGATGAAGATCTTAGCAATGATGATTTGATCCGTGAAAAGTATCAGGGTATTCGTCCTGCTCCAGGCTATGCTGCTTGCCCTGAACACACTGAAAAAGGGGCGATTTGGCAGCTATTAAACGCAGAAGCCAATACGGGTATGGTGCTGACTGATAGTTATGCCATGTGGCCAGGTGCGGCGGTATCTGGTTGGTATTTTTCACATCCAGATGCACGTTATTTTGCGGTTGCGCAGATCCAACCTGATCAATTAGCCAGTTATGCTGATCGCAAAGGTTGGGATTTGATTGAAGCTGAAAAGTGGTTAGGCCCTAATTTATAA
- a CDS encoding cation:proton antiporter, translated as MSVYNTLCFLAAAAMLIAFINSKIGKMQTTIAITAGSLILSLLIIFAGHNGWFHLEDIASTQMAKINFEDFLLKGILGFLLFAGGLGIKLPHLKEQKWEITTLALGSTLFSTFFIGFSLWGICQLIGIQLDLIYCLLFGSLISPTDPIAVLAIVKKMNAPRRISTQIEGESLFNDGFGLVIFVTLFTIAFGNQSPTVLSVSQLFLQEAIGGIVYGFILGLIFHYLICSTNDHSMELLLTIGIPTAGYAFAEIIHVSGPLAMVVSGIMIGNWTRYIGFSKESEEHLDHFWELVDEFLNGLLFLLIGMTMLEFSFHQEDWVLMAIAIPLVLLSRYLSVKLPYLGFSRYRQYNPMSVKILTWGGLRGGLALAMAMAVPAGVMVIPEKDIDVREIILVMTYSVVVFSILIQGSTITSLIEKAKLWENQNKH; from the coding sequence ATGTCGGTCTACAATACCCTCTGCTTCCTAGCTGCTGCAGCAATGCTGATAGCTTTTATAAACAGTAAGATAGGTAAGATGCAAACCACTATCGCCATCACGGCGGGTTCACTTATCTTATCGTTACTCATTATTTTTGCTGGCCATAATGGCTGGTTTCATCTTGAAGATATTGCTTCAACCCAAATGGCAAAAATTAACTTTGAAGACTTTTTGTTAAAAGGGATTTTAGGATTTTTGCTCTTTGCCGGTGGGCTTGGTATTAAATTGCCGCATCTCAAAGAGCAAAAATGGGAAATCACTACCTTAGCATTAGGCTCAACTCTCTTTTCAACTTTTTTTATTGGTTTTAGCTTGTGGGGTATTTGTCAATTAATTGGGATCCAACTCGATCTTATTTATTGTTTATTATTTGGCTCACTGATCTCGCCAACCGACCCCATTGCCGTACTTGCTATTGTTAAAAAGATGAATGCCCCCCGTCGAATCTCGACTCAAATTGAAGGGGAGTCACTGTTTAATGATGGCTTTGGTTTAGTTATTTTTGTTACTTTATTTACCATAGCTTTTGGTAATCAAAGCCCAACCGTATTAAGCGTCAGCCAATTATTCTTACAAGAAGCCATTGGTGGTATTGTTTATGGCTTCATTCTCGGTTTAATCTTCCATTACCTTATCTGCTCAACCAATGACCACTCAATGGAATTACTATTAACTATTGGTATTCCAACTGCTGGTTATGCTTTTGCTGAAATTATTCATGTGTCAGGCCCACTCGCGATGGTTGTCTCTGGTATTATGATCGGTAACTGGACCCGTTATATTGGTTTCTCAAAAGAAAGTGAAGAGCACCTTGATCACTTCTGGGAATTAGTCGATGAATTTCTTAACGGTCTACTATTCTTGTTAATCGGTATGACAATGCTTGAATTCAGTTTTCACCAAGAAGATTGGGTTCTAATGGCAATTGCAATTCCATTAGTATTGCTAAGTCGTTACTTAAGCGTCAAATTACCTTATCTTGGCTTTAGCCGTTATCGTCAATATAATCCAATGTCAGTTAAAATTCTTACTTGGGGCGGCTTACGTGGCGGTCTTGCACTTGCTATGGCGATGGCAGTACCAGCAGGCGTAATGGTTATTCCAGAGAAAGATATTGATGTTAGAGAGATAATCCTCGTAATGACTTATTCAGTAGTAGTGTTTTCAATTCTAATTCAAGGTTCAACCATTACCTCATTAATTGAAAAAGCCAAACTGTGGGAAAATCAGAATAAACATTAA
- a CDS encoding PglL family O-oligosaccharyltransferase, which translates to MTVLQLQGTRLEQKRISKPLVRYFLATIGIIFIVAMHYFQHNPGGSGLELSFNAAVWIPFGFVLSLGLLEICRQQIWRYSRLTLFLFGCCVLLTLPIFYPNADAEAAFNRLFTLWAGFLFFVSLQQFVFTHQQRQRLLWFILIGVLIEAVFAWYQYLWIPAKNPIGYDVIANRPYGIFQQPNVMASFLATGLVISCYLLARVPLYRGKWSWQHIILLATPVLTIPILVVLNSRTGWLGTIIGLVLMLPYLHRFAAKQTQRLWLLMITLGLCFAWNIASTEDWSPRNESISLESPREIHFPQAYDMFTTKPLTGYGYGKFEPAYITQTALWHQQNPAHQPAGIPSLDHPHNELLYWADEGGIIPLLGLLLAAFAVLMRIRKAPNGTQLALIGLFFPIVLHTQLEYPFYHSLVHWLIFIILIFWVDNLTAKYHRRQVTYTLSIKVFALITPIIISGFMLTTLYSGWLLTKFETTRPVNIDYLIKVNNPWAWKNRFEWDLHLTQLQLGIATEKPQLITEYIQWANQKAQHWPRPALFENLILAYTAQGNTAQATQVTHEAQLLFPNIAQLSAATTTASSAK; encoded by the coding sequence ATGACAGTGTTACAACTTCAAGGTACCAGATTAGAACAGAAACGAATTTCTAAACCTTTGGTGCGCTATTTTCTTGCAACAATAGGAATTATTTTTATTGTTGCGATGCATTACTTTCAACATAATCCCGGTGGTTCAGGGCTTGAGCTTTCCTTTAATGCCGCAGTATGGATACCATTTGGCTTTGTGCTGTCTTTAGGCTTACTTGAAATTTGCCGTCAACAAATATGGCGTTACTCTCGACTGACATTGTTCCTGTTTGGCTGCTGTGTACTACTCACTCTTCCCATTTTTTATCCTAATGCTGACGCAGAGGCTGCGTTTAATCGCTTATTTACTTTGTGGGCTGGGTTTCTTTTCTTTGTGAGTTTGCAACAATTTGTTTTTACTCATCAGCAACGTCAACGTTTACTATGGTTTATTTTAATTGGCGTTTTAATTGAAGCCGTTTTCGCCTGGTATCAATACCTTTGGATCCCTGCTAAAAATCCCATTGGTTATGATGTTATCGCTAACCGCCCTTATGGAATATTCCAACAACCCAATGTAATGGCAAGCTTCTTAGCGACAGGGCTAGTCATTAGCTGTTACTTATTAGCGCGAGTACCGTTATATCGTGGTAAATGGTCATGGCAACATATCATCCTACTCGCAACACCAGTTCTGACTATTCCTATTCTTGTCGTTCTAAACTCCCGTACAGGGTGGTTAGGTACCATCATTGGTCTAGTGCTAATGCTGCCTTATTTACACCGTTTTGCTGCTAAACAAACGCAACGCTTATGGCTATTAATGATTACACTAGGACTCTGTTTTGCATGGAATATAGCATCAACTGAAGACTGGTCACCAAGAAATGAAAGTATTTCTTTAGAAAGCCCAAGAGAAATTCATTTTCCACAAGCTTATGATATGTTTACCACTAAACCATTAACAGGTTATGGCTATGGTAAATTTGAACCCGCTTATATCACCCAAACTGCATTATGGCACCAACAAAATCCTGCTCATCAACCTGCAGGGATCCCCAGCTTAGATCATCCTCATAATGAGTTACTTTACTGGGCTGATGAAGGCGGCATTATACCGTTACTCGGGTTATTATTAGCAGCATTTGCTGTCTTAATGAGAATAAGAAAAGCCCCTAATGGAACGCAATTAGCATTGATAGGGTTATTCTTCCCTATCGTGTTACATACCCAACTTGAATATCCGTTTTATCACTCATTGGTACATTGGTTAATATTTATTATATTAATTTTTTGGGTCGATAATCTCACGGCAAAATATCATCGTCGCCAAGTGACATATACGTTAAGTATTAAAGTTTTTGCACTTATTACACCCATTATTATCTCTGGCTTTATGCTAACAACCTTATATTCAGGTTGGCTGTTAACTAAATTTGAAACAACTCGACCGGTTAATATTGATTACTTAATTAAAGTGAATAATCCATGGGCATGGAAAAATCGTTTTGAATGGGATCTTCATTTAACTCAACTACAACTAGGTATTGCGACCGAAAAACCGCAGTTAATTACTGAATATATTCAATGGGCAAACCAAAAAGCACAACATTGGCCTCGTCCCGCTTTGTTTGAAAATCTAATTCTTGCGTACACCGCACAAGGAAACACTGCCCAAGCAACCCAAGTGACACATGAAGCACAACTGCTGTTTCCAAATATCGCTCAACTAAGCGCTGCAACAACCACAGCGTCATCAGCAAAGTAA
- a CDS encoding pyridoxal-phosphate-dependent aminotransferase family protein yields MPITSFIPPQRTLMGPGPSDIYPQVLQALSRPTIGHLDPLFIKMMDELKQLLQYAFQTKNTFTIAVSAPGSAGMEACFVNLVEAGDKVLVCRNGVFGDRMRENVERCGGIAIMVDNAWGEPVSPALVEQALQTDPEIKIVAFVHAETSTGALSDAKTLAEIARKYGCLTIVDAVTSLGGVPLLVDEWQLDAVYSGSQKCLSCVPGLSPLTFSEQAINKIQQRKTAVQSWFLDQSLVLGYWSGEGKRSYHHTAPVNSLYALHEALVLLHNEGLEQAWLRHQRAHLELKTGLEALGIEFVVAEAYRLPQLNAVYIPEGIDDAAVRSTLLERYNLEIGAGLGSLAGKAWRIGLMGYAARSENVALCIKALESTLK; encoded by the coding sequence ATGCCTATCACCAGTTTTATACCACCACAAAGAACACTTATGGGACCTGGGCCTTCTGATATTTATCCGCAAGTATTACAAGCACTAAGTCGTCCGACAATTGGCCACCTTGATCCGTTATTTATTAAAATGATGGATGAGCTTAAACAGTTGCTGCAATACGCTTTTCAAACTAAAAATACGTTTACGATTGCGGTGTCAGCGCCGGGTAGTGCGGGCATGGAAGCCTGTTTTGTTAATTTAGTTGAAGCGGGAGATAAGGTATTAGTTTGTCGTAATGGCGTGTTTGGCGATCGCATGCGGGAGAACGTTGAACGCTGTGGTGGTATTGCCATTATGGTTGATAATGCATGGGGGGAGCCGGTATCTCCCGCTTTGGTTGAACAAGCATTACAGACCGATCCTGAGATTAAAATTGTTGCTTTTGTACATGCAGAAACATCAACGGGTGCATTATCTGATGCAAAAACCTTGGCTGAAATTGCACGAAAGTATGGCTGTTTAACTATTGTTGATGCCGTAACATCTTTAGGTGGCGTACCGTTGCTGGTGGATGAGTGGCAACTTGATGCGGTTTATTCTGGCAGTCAAAAGTGTTTATCTTGTGTTCCCGGATTATCGCCACTGACGTTTTCCGAGCAAGCTATAAATAAAATTCAGCAACGTAAAACAGCAGTGCAAAGTTGGTTTTTAGATCAAAGTTTAGTGCTGGGTTATTGGAGTGGTGAAGGTAAGCGCAGCTATCATCATACTGCACCCGTTAATAGCTTGTATGCATTACACGAAGCGCTAGTGTTATTACACAATGAAGGGTTAGAGCAAGCTTGGCTGCGTCATCAACGAGCACATCTTGAGTTAAAGACCGGACTTGAAGCCTTAGGAATTGAATTTGTGGTTGCAGAAGCCTATCGGTTACCTCAGCTTAATGCGGTTTATATTCCTGAGGGGATTGATGATGCGGCAGTAAGATCGACGTTATTAGAGCGTTACAATCTAGAAATAGGTGCAGGATTAGGCTCGCTTGCCGGTAAAGCATGGCGAATTGGATTAATGGGTTATGCTGCGCGTAGTGAAAATGTCGCATTATGTATTAAAGCTCTTGAAAGCACGTTGAAATAA
- the lysC gene encoding lysine-sensitive aspartokinase 3, translated as MISTATTKPLIVAKFGGTSVADYAAMCRSANIVITNPHTKIVLISACSGVTNVLVALANGISDTTLRQQHLQQLTETHQQILDQLQYPHTVSDAIYTLLDDIASASAQAAIASSPQLTDKLVSHGELLSTHLFNQILVEMNAAAIRFDIRDVMRTDTQFGKALPQPKLIRQLAQQHLVPLVATQIVVSQGFIGRDELGNTTTLGRGGSDYSAALIAEAVDATTLEIWTDVPGMYTTDPRITTAAKPIKEISFSEASEMANFGAKILHPSTLVPAIRHQIPVFIGSSTAPQQGGTWIRKTVNQAPLFRALALRGNQTMVTLTSLNMFQAYGFLAEVFRILAEHKISVDLITTSEVSVSLTLDKTDTSGGAPTLPLAAVEQLNQLCRVDIEQGLSLVALIGNHMSDSKGSAKHIFGALDAYNLRLICYGASPHNLCFLVNEADAKSVITTLHQQLLE; from the coding sequence ATGATTTCAACCGCAACAACAAAGCCATTGATTGTGGCCAAATTTGGTGGTACCAGTGTCGCTGATTACGCTGCAATGTGTCGCAGTGCTAATATTGTTATTACTAACCCACACACCAAAATAGTATTAATAAGTGCTTGTTCAGGCGTGACCAATGTACTGGTCGCCTTAGCTAATGGCATTAGTGATACCACTTTACGCCAACAACATTTACAACAGTTAACTGAGACTCACCAACAGATACTGGATCAACTCCAGTACCCACATACGGTTAGTGACGCAATTTATACGTTATTAGATGATATTGCCTCAGCCTCAGCACAAGCAGCGATAGCATCATCACCACAACTCACTGATAAATTAGTCAGCCATGGCGAGCTATTATCAACCCATCTTTTTAATCAAATTTTAGTCGAAATGAATGCTGCTGCGATTCGATTTGATATTCGCGATGTCATGCGTACTGATACCCAATTTGGTAAAGCATTGCCGCAACCCAAGCTTATTCGTCAATTAGCTCAACAACATTTAGTACCACTTGTCGCTACTCAGATTGTAGTATCACAAGGCTTTATTGGTCGTGACGAACTGGGCAATACCACCACACTAGGCCGAGGTGGAAGTGATTATAGTGCAGCATTGATTGCCGAAGCGGTAGATGCGACCACCCTAGAGATCTGGACAGATGTTCCGGGAATGTATACCACCGATCCTCGCATTACCACGGCAGCCAAACCAATTAAAGAAATCAGCTTTAGTGAAGCCTCTGAAATGGCTAACTTTGGTGCAAAGATCCTCCATCCATCAACACTGGTTCCTGCTATTCGCCACCAGATCCCCGTTTTTATTGGTTCATCAACAGCACCGCAACAAGGTGGAACATGGATCAGAAAAACGGTCAATCAAGCGCCACTCTTTAGAGCATTAGCGTTACGTGGAAATCAGACGATGGTGACATTAACCAGTCTTAATATGTTTCAGGCTTATGGCTTTTTAGCCGAAGTATTTCGTATTTTGGCTGAACATAAAATCTCGGTCGATTTAATTACCACCTCAGAAGTCAGTGTTTCGTTAACGCTCGATAAAACCGATACTAGTGGCGGTGCCCCAACATTACCCTTAGCTGCCGTTGAACAATTGAATCAATTGTGTCGCGTTGATATTGAACAGGGGCTGTCGTTAGTGGCTTTGATTGGTAATCATATGAGTGACAGTAAAGGCTCTGCCAAGCATATCTTTGGCGCACTTGATGCGTATAATTTACGTCTTATTTGTTATGGTGCGAGTCCGCATAATCTCTGTTTCTTGGTCAATGAAGCTGATGCTAAATCAGTGATCACAACACTGCATCAACAACTATTAGAATAA
- the metA gene encoding homoserine O-acetyltransferase MetA, with the protein MPIKIPDRLPATDILRSENIFIMTEARAASQGIRPLKVLLLNLMPKKIETETQFLRLLSNSPLQVDVELLRIDNRPTKNTPQEHLDTFYRQFEMVKDRNFDGLIVTGAPLGLVQFEDVLYWEEIQLIMNWAKDHVTSTLFVCWAAQAGLKLLYDLPKRTRKEKLSGVYHHRIHDCHHPVLRGFDDSFFAPHSRYADFSADYLSKHTDLDILATSDQAGVYLAATKDKRNVFVTGHPEYDVDTLHNEFIRDSEQGMEPTVPVNYYPNDDVNCAPVASWRSHGHLLFSNWLNYCVYQQTPYDLAHFSEASFTKD; encoded by the coding sequence GTGCCAATTAAAATACCGGATCGTTTACCTGCTACAGATATTTTAAGAAGTGAGAATATCTTCATAATGACAGAGGCACGTGCTGCCAGTCAGGGTATTCGACCGCTTAAAGTGTTATTACTCAATTTAATGCCAAAGAAGATTGAGACTGAAACCCAGTTTCTACGTTTGCTTTCTAATAGCCCATTACAAGTTGATGTTGAGTTATTACGGATTGATAACCGACCGACAAAAAATACACCTCAAGAACATTTAGATACCTTTTATCGTCAATTTGAAATGGTTAAAGATCGTAATTTTGATGGCTTGATTGTGACGGGAGCACCATTAGGGTTAGTGCAGTTTGAAGATGTATTGTATTGGGAAGAGATTCAGCTGATTATGAATTGGGCTAAGGATCATGTGACCTCAACACTGTTTGTCTGCTGGGCCGCTCAAGCAGGATTGAAGTTGTTATATGATTTACCGAAGCGGACACGAAAAGAAAAATTATCAGGGGTTTACCATCATCGCATTCATGATTGTCATCATCCTGTATTACGTGGTTTTGATGATAGTTTTTTTGCTCCCCATTCTCGTTATGCTGATTTTTCTGCTGATTATTTAAGTAAGCATACTGATTTAGATATTTTAGCGACATCTGATCAAGCAGGAGTTTATCTGGCGGCAACAAAAGACAAACGTAATGTATTTGTTACAGGTCATCCTGAGTATGACGTTGATACGCTACACAATGAATTTATACGTGATAGTGAGCAAGGGATGGAGCCTACAGTGCCTGTAAATTATTATCCTAATGATGATGTTAATTGTGCACCTGTTGCCAGTTGGCGTAGTCATGGACATTTACTATTTAGTAATTGGCTTAATTATTGCGTTTATCAACAGACCCCTTATGACTTGGCACATTTTTCTGAAGCCAGTTTTACTAAAGATTAA